The window GCGATCCGCGTTCAGAAAACCATATCGTTCTCCGATCCGCACTGTCGGTATGGAGGAGATAACGGGGACCGTCCTCGCCGGGGAGTCGTTCGAGCCGACTCGCGGCCGCGTCGTTGTCGAGGACGGCCGGATCGAGGCCGTCGAGGAGGTCGAAACGGGGTCGACCGACATCATCGCGCCCGCGTTCGTCAACGCGCACACGCACCTGGGTGACTCCGTCGCGAAGGAGGCGGCCGTCGGGCTGTCGCTCGACGAGGCGGTGGCCCCGCCGGAGAGCCTGAAACACCGGCGGCTCGCGGCCGCCGACCGCGCCGAGCTCGTGTCGGCGATGCGCCGGACGCTCCGATACATGCGGCGGACGGGGACGGTCTCCTGTCTGGACTTCCGCGAGAACGGGGTGCCCGGGGCGCGGGCGCTCCGCGAGGCGACGGCGCCCCTCGACGTCGACCCGTTCGTCTTCGGGAGCGGTGACCCCGCCGTCCTCGATGTCGCCGACGGATACGGCGCGTCCGGCGCGAACGACGACGCGTTCGACGCGGAGCGCGCCGCCTGCGCGGAGCGGGGCGTCCCCTTCGCCATCCACGCCGGCGAGCCGGACGCGACCGACATCCACCCGGCGCTCGACTTGGAGCCGGACCTGCTCGTCCACATGGTGCACGCGGAGCGAGAGCACCTCGACCGCGTCGCTGAGCAGTCGGTGCCGATCGCCGTCTGCCCCCGTGCGAACACCGTTCTCGGCGTCGGCGACCCGCCGATCCGAGAGCTGCTCGATCACGCGACGGTCGCGCTCGGCACGGACAACGTCATGTTGAACTCCCCGTCGATGTTCCGCGAGATGGCGAACGCGGCGAAGCGGTTCGACGTGACCGACCGGGAAGTCCTCCGGATGGCGACCGCCGCCGGCGCCGAGATCGCGGGGCTCGACTGCGGCGTCATCGAGCCCGGTCGCCGGGCGGCGCTCGTCGTCATCGACGGCGGCTCGGACAACCTGGTCGACACCGAGGACCCGGTGCGAGCCGTCGTCCGTCGCGCGAGCGCGCTCGACGTCGACCGCGTCGTTATTTAACCCGGATTTTAAACTGATCGCGGATTAGGAGTCGGTCTCGGCGTCGAACGTCCCGAACGGCGTCGTCTCGTGGCTCCGCACGAGGACCTCGTCGGCGACGGTGAGCCCCATGTCGAGTAGCTCCTGTGCCACGGGCGTGATGTCGTCGTCCGACTCGCCGACGACCGTCACGAGGAGGTTCTGCTCGCCGGTGACCAGCTCCTGGACCGAGACGACGCCGTCGACCTCGAGAATCTCCGGCAGCAGCTCGCCGCGCTCGGGTATCGACGCGGTGCAGTAGAGCAGCATCCGGAGCGGGTACCCCGACCGCTGGTAGTCGACCTCGGCGCTGTACCCCTTGATCACCCCGTCGGACTCGAGGCGCTGGATGCGCTTGCGGACGGTGCTGTCCGAGGTCCCGGCCCGCTCGGCGATGTCACCGGACGAGGTGTTCCGCGCGTCTTCCTGTAACGCGTACAGGATCGCCCTGTCCACGTCGTCGATCGCTTCGTCGGCCATACCGGTGGCTCCGTGGCATGGCCACTTTACTTTTATATATTATTTTTAAACCGGAAGCGCGAATCCGCCCCGGCCTACGCGACGTCGAGCGCGGTCGCCCCGTCCGCCTCGACGACGACCACCGGGACCTCGGCGTCGTCGATCACGGTGTCGGTCGTGGAGCCGAACACGAACCGCCCGACGGTGCCGGTCGTGGGGGCGCCGACGACCACGAGGTCGTAGTACGGGGACTGCTCGACGATCGCCCCCGCCGCGGTGCGGTCCTCGACGAGCCAGCGGTCAACCCGGTCGAAGCCGCCGAGGCGGTCGCGGGCGGCCGAGAGGAGGCGGTCGCCGGCGGCGGCGTACTCGTCGCTGTCGGCGTCGTCGACCGCCGTCGCGTCCCCGTCCACGAGCGCCTCGTCGGAGGGGACGACGTGGAACAGTTCGAGCCACGAGCCGGTCGCGTCGGCGATCTCGCGGGCCACGTCGACGGTCGCCCCGGTGTGGGGACCGGCGCCCACCGCAACCAGGATCGAAGACACCCGATCCGGGCGCGTCGCCCGGTCGACTCCCTTCAGACGGGCGTGTGCCGCCGTCTCGGTCGACTCGGCCGCCTCCCTGACGGCCGGCTCGACGACGGGCTCGCCGATCCGGTTCCCGATCCGGTCGTCGGCCACCGGCGACTCGGCGCTCGCCTCGTCCGCGTCGCTCCCGTGCATACCCCTACTGTCTGACGCGCGTCCGATAAATCCCGTTGGTCCGCGCCGCTCAGCCGCCCCGGTCGCCGCGAGCGGCGTCAGTCCCGGAAGAACTCGGCGTGCTCGAACGGCTCCTCTTCGCCCTCGACGGCGACGACATCGAGCGCGGTCACCGCGGCGCCGACCCCGAGGAGCCCGGCCAGGCTCGGCTCGGTCCGGCCCTCGTCCCCGGAGATCAGCTCCTTGATGTAGAGCCCGCCGGCGCCGTGGATCTCGACGGTCGCGTGGCGCGCGTCGTCGAGCTCAGCGGTCGCCTCGTACACGTCGCGCTCGCGGGTGATGCTCGCGCGCCGGTGGTCTACC is drawn from Halorubrum sp. CBA1229 and contains these coding sequences:
- a CDS encoding Lrp/AsnC family transcriptional regulator, whose amino-acid sequence is MADEAIDDVDRAILYALQEDARNTSSGDIAERAGTSDSTVRKRIQRLESDGVIKGYSAEVDYQRSGYPLRMLLYCTASIPERGELLPEILEVDGVVSVQELVTGEQNLLVTVVGESDDDITPVAQELLDMGLTVADEVLVRSHETTPFGTFDAETDS
- a CDS encoding universal stress protein, producing the protein MHGSDADEASAESPVADDRIGNRIGEPVVEPAVREAAESTETAAHARLKGVDRATRPDRVSSILVAVGAGPHTGATVDVAREIADATGSWLELFHVVPSDEALVDGDATAVDDADSDEYAAAGDRLLSAARDRLGGFDRVDRWLVEDRTAAGAIVEQSPYYDLVVVGAPTTGTVGRFVFGSTTDTVIDDAEVPVVVVEADGATALDVA
- a CDS encoding amidohydrolase family protein, which codes for MEEITGTVLAGESFEPTRGRVVVEDGRIEAVEEVETGSTDIIAPAFVNAHTHLGDSVAKEAAVGLSLDEAVAPPESLKHRRLAAADRAELVSAMRRTLRYMRRTGTVSCLDFRENGVPGARALREATAPLDVDPFVFGSGDPAVLDVADGYGASGANDDAFDAERAACAERGVPFAIHAGEPDATDIHPALDLEPDLLVHMVHAEREHLDRVAEQSVPIAVCPRANTVLGVGDPPIRELLDHATVALGTDNVMLNSPSMFREMANAAKRFDVTDREVLRMATAAGAEIAGLDCGVIEPGRRAALVVIDGGSDNLVDTEDPVRAVVRRASALDVDRVVI